In Panacibacter ginsenosidivorans, the following proteins share a genomic window:
- the nosD gene encoding nitrous oxide reductase family maturation protein NosD, producing the protein MRNIFIILFFFTGNLLSINAFASTLHIGTKEKFSAIKQALGIAKDGDTLIVHGGEYHEQNIVIDKKIYLKGIDKPVLDGDGKYEVLTVHANDVLIEGFTIRRTGFSSLNELAGIKIYNCRNVTVTHNTFKEVYFGIYIQGAINCIVRDNELSGNGGTETTSGDGIHCWKSDSLQITHNTIHQFRDGIYLEFVTSSLIWRNTSEKNIRYGLHFMTAHNNAYITNIFRFNGAGVAVMYTHGVKMFNNYFEDNTGDAAFGLLLKEISDSNISGNHFMNNTSGIFMEGGNRIVVQRNLFKGNGWALKIEANCSDVAVSNNNYLANTFDISTNGSLVLNTFNNNYWDKYEGYDINKDNIGDVPYRPVSMYSMLVEQNPTLMMLYRSFITTLMDKTEKVLPSLIPEDLIDNRPLMKPLPL; encoded by the coding sequence ATGCGAAATATTTTTATCATATTATTTTTCTTTACTGGTAATCTTTTATCCATAAATGCTTTTGCTTCTACACTTCATATTGGCACCAAAGAAAAATTTTCTGCAATAAAGCAAGCGCTTGGGATTGCTAAAGATGGCGATACATTAATAGTGCATGGAGGGGAATATCATGAACAAAATATAGTTATTGATAAGAAAATTTATTTGAAGGGGATAGACAAACCTGTGCTGGATGGTGATGGGAAATACGAAGTACTAACAGTGCATGCGAACGATGTTTTAATTGAAGGGTTCACCATCCGGCGCACAGGTTTTTCCAGTTTGAATGAATTGGCTGGCATAAAAATTTACAATTGCAGGAATGTAACTGTTACGCATAATACTTTTAAAGAAGTGTATTTTGGTATTTACATACAAGGCGCCATTAATTGTATAGTAAGAGATAATGAGTTAAGTGGTAATGGTGGCACAGAAACAACCAGTGGCGACGGCATTCATTGCTGGAAGAGCGATAGCCTGCAGATCACGCATAATACTATTCATCAATTTAGAGATGGCATCTACCTTGAATTTGTTACCTCATCACTTATCTGGAGAAATACCAGTGAAAAAAACATACGTTATGGCTTGCACTTTATGACGGCGCATAACAATGCTTACATCACCAACATCTTTCGTTTTAATGGTGCAGGCGTTGCGGTTATGTACACACATGGCGTAAAGATGTTCAACAATTATTTTGAAGACAATACCGGGGATGCAGCCTTTGGTTTGTTACTGAAAGAAATTTCCGATAGTAATATTTCCGGCAATCATTTCATGAATAACACGAGTGGTATTTTTATGGAAGGCGGCAATCGCATCGTGGTGCAACGCAATCTTTTCAAAGGTAATGGGTGGGCTTTAAAGATAGAAGCCAACTGTTCAGATGTTGCTGTTAGTAATAATAACTACCTGGCCAACACATTTGATATAAGTACCAACGGAAGCCTTGTATTAAATACGTTCAACAATAATTACTGGGATAAATATGAAGGCTATGATATTAACAAAGACAATATTGGCGATGTTCCTTACAGACCTGTAAGCATGTATTCAATGCTGGTAGAACAAAACCCAACATTAATGATGCTGTACAGGAGTTTTATTACAACATTAATGGATAAAACAGAAAAAGTATTACCCAGTCTCATTCCCGAAGATTTGATAGATAACAGGCCACTCATGAAACCATTACCATTATGA